Genomic segment of Mycobacterium sp. 050128:
GGCGAGAACGGCCTCCTCGACGTAGATCGGGACACCGACGCGAAGCGCTATCGCCACCGAATCCGACGGGCGCGCCGACACGGTGATATTGCGGTCGAAGACGAGGTCGGCGTAGAAAGTGCCTTCCTGCAGATCGACAATCCGGACCTCTTTGAGTGAATGCCCAAGTGCGGCAATGAGATCGCGAATCAGGTCATGCGTGAGCGGGCGGGGCGGCTCGACGCCTTGTTGTTCGAGCGCGATGGCGGCGGCTTCGGACTGCCCGATCCAAATCGGCAGGTAGCGGTCTCCGTTGGCCTCGCGCAGCAGCAGCACCGGCTGGTTCTGCGGCTGCTCGACGCGAATGCCGACAACACGAACTTCACCCATTTGTGTCTGCCCTCCGCACATGCCGCCGTGTCCGACTTTCACTCGGCGCGACGACCCGGTGGGGCACCATTCCTCTCCGTGTCGTCGGACGCCAAGCTGTTGAGGGAAGTCTAGTCCTCAGCGTCGCAGAACGTCGCGAACGGCGGACTTGATCAGCGACGTGTGCAAAGTAATTGCGAGCGCGGCAACCTCGCGCGCCAGATCGTCGGCGCGATCGCGGGCGCCGGCCTTGTCGGCCTTGATGAGCGGCCCCGCGATTTGGGCGATCAGATCGGACTGCCGGTCGGCCGCCGAGCGGAACGCACGCAGATGCCGTGGCTCGACGCCGTAGTCGGACAGCGCCCGTGCGCACTGCAAGATCACGACGGTGTGCTCGTCGAAGAGTCCACCCGGGCCGGTGGTGATGACCCCCGCTTTGAGTAGGGCGGTCAGCAGGTCTTCGTCCACGCCCGCGCGTTCGAGGAGGTTTTCTCGACTCAACCGGACGCGGGTGGGTGCCACCGCGGCCGCGTCCGATCCGGTGTCGGGGTCGCCATCGCCGTCGCT
This window contains:
- a CDS encoding bifunctional nuclease family protein, which codes for MGEVRVVGIRVEQPQNQPVLLLREANGDRYLPIWIGQSEAAAIALEQQGVEPPRPLTHDLIRDLIAALGHSLKEVRIVDLQEGTFYADLVFDRNITVSARPSDSVAIALRVGVPIYVEEAVLAQAGLLIPDESDEESNTAVREDEVEKFKEFLDSVSPDDFKAT
- the ftsR gene encoding transcriptional regulator FtsR, coding for MSAPDSSALAGMSIGAVLDLLRPDFPDVTISKIRFLEAEGLVTPQRAASGYRRFTAYDCARLRFILTAQRDHYLPLKVIRAQLDAQPDGELPPFGSPYGVPRLVSVSDGDGDPDTGSDAAAVAPTRVRLSRENLLERAGVDEDLLTALLKAGVITTGPGGLFDEHTVVILQCARALSDYGVEPRHLRAFRSAADRQSDLIAQIAGPLIKADKAGARDRADDLAREVAALAITLHTSLIKSAVRDVLRR